In Bacteroidia bacterium, one genomic interval encodes:
- a CDS encoding TonB-dependent receptor, which produces MNGQDATARIHGKITGTDRKPLPGVSVGVAGTPLGVISDEHGEYSITVPSNRELSIVFSSIGFEQATVKLILAEGEKKQLNRSMLPSIVPLPNITITDPRERSGTLIKIDPKAVEEIPNPSGNFETILKTIGSGVVSNNELSSEYSVRGGNYDENLVYVNDVEIYRPQLVRSGLQEGLSFINPDLVSGIKFSAGGFDAIYGDKMSSALDIKYKRPTEFAGKITYGLLGGGLSLEGTSRNNRFTYLIGARQKSTKYLLGTLDTKGNYKPVFYDVQALLTYDVSEKTTISLLGNFSKSRYNIVPQTRTTDFGTVSQALRFTVYFDGKEVDDFSTTTGAVIFSHSPKKNINLKLIGSVFNTREEETFDILGQYFLDELEKDPASQNFGEVKLNLGVGSFLNHARNFLDGKVYSAEHKGTYNYRHNELLWGIRFQHEQFSDQIKEWNYIDSAGYSLPHPQDSIGGSLPSQPQLLLQDVINRDNSLSSNRLSGYLQHNFYFSNSSNFILTPGVRFTWWSLNHALNISPRIALAYKPRWKRDFNFRLSGGFYYQPPFYKELHNPDGSLNLDLKSQQSIHVVGGTDYYFKAWGRDFKFVTEAYYKWLNDLIPYKVDNVRIRYLGKNNSKGYATGIDFRINGQFVNEAESWASLSLLKTEEDIQDDVYYIRLNARGDTIRGYTIDKQAVDSIQVIPGYLPRLTDQRLTFSIFFSDYLPKFPTFKMHMTLVFGTGFPVGPPGNNRYTDINRFPFYRRVDIGFSKIFIDENRRAKSRFTALNKLKALSLSLEVFNLFQVNNVVSYTWVSDVYGTKYGVPNYLTGRQLSLRLSAKF; this is translated from the coding sequence TGGTGTCAGTGTTGGTGTTGCAGGTACTCCACTCGGTGTAATTTCTGATGAGCATGGCGAATACTCCATTACTGTTCCTTCTAACCGTGAGCTAAGTATTGTTTTTTCATCAATCGGGTTTGAGCAGGCAACCGTAAAACTAATTCTTGCAGAAGGCGAAAAGAAACAATTAAACAGAAGCATGTTGCCATCAATTGTGCCTTTGCCTAATATCACCATTACTGATCCTCGTGAAAGAAGTGGCACACTGATAAAAATTGACCCCAAAGCAGTAGAAGAAATTCCAAATCCATCAGGGAATTTTGAAACCATATTAAAAACAATTGGCAGTGGCGTTGTTTCAAACAACGAACTTAGTTCAGAATATTCTGTACGTGGTGGAAACTACGATGAAAACCTTGTTTATGTGAATGATGTGGAAATTTACAGACCACAATTAGTGCGTTCAGGATTGCAGGAAGGACTAAGTTTTATCAATCCCGATCTTGTTTCAGGAATAAAATTTTCTGCCGGTGGTTTTGATGCTATTTATGGCGATAAAATGTCTTCAGCACTTGATATAAAATACAAACGGCCAACTGAATTTGCCGGAAAAATCACTTATGGTTTGCTTGGTGGTGGCCTGAGTCTTGAAGGTACAAGTCGCAACAATCGTTTTACTTATTTGATAGGAGCAAGACAAAAGTCAACAAAGTATTTGCTGGGTACACTTGACACAAAAGGAAACTACAAGCCTGTGTTTTATGATGTACAGGCATTGTTAACTTATGATGTGAGTGAAAAAACCACTATATCTTTATTGGGTAACTTTTCAAAAAGCAGATACAATATTGTTCCACAAACACGAACTACAGATTTTGGTACGGTAAGTCAGGCATTGCGTTTTACAGTGTATTTTGATGGTAAGGAAGTAGATGACTTTTCAACTACTACCGGAGCAGTAATATTCAGTCATAGTCCAAAGAAAAATATTAACCTCAAACTTATAGGTTCAGTTTTTAATACAAGAGAAGAAGAAACTTTTGATATACTTGGTCAGTATTTTCTGGATGAACTTGAAAAAGATCCAGCTTCACAAAATTTTGGTGAAGTAAAACTCAATCTCGGTGTAGGCTCTTTCTTGAATCACGCACGTAATTTTCTGGATGGGAAAGTTTATTCAGCAGAACATAAAGGCACATATAATTATCGTCACAATGAACTGTTATGGGGTATTCGTTTTCAACACGAACAGTTTAGTGATCAGATTAAAGAGTGGAATTACATTGATTCAGCAGGATACTCATTACCACATCCGCAGGATAGTATTGGAGGAAGCCTTCCATCACAACCTCAATTATTATTACAAGATGTAATCAATCGTGATAACAGTCTTTCAAGTAATAGGTTGAGTGGATATCTGCAACATAATTTTTATTTCAGCAATTCATCAAATTTTATTCTGACGCCAGGTGTACGTTTCACATGGTGGAGTTTAAATCATGCATTAAATATCAGCCCACGCATTGCACTTGCCTATAAGCCAAGGTGGAAACGCGACTTTAATTTCAGACTTTCCGGAGGGTTTTATTATCAGCCACCCTTCTATAAGGAGTTGCATAATCCTGACGGAAGTTTAAATCTTGACTTAAAATCACAACAATCAATTCATGTAGTAGGTGGAACCGATTATTATTTTAAAGCCTGGGGACGCGATTTTAAATTTGTCACAGAAGCATATTACAAATGGCTGAATGACCTCATTCCTTACAAAGTTGATAATGTCCGCATTCGATATTTAGGTAAAAACAATTCCAAGGGTTATGCAACAGGAATTGATTTTCGAATCAATGGGCAGTTTGTTAATGAAGCTGAATCGTGGGCAAGTCTTTCGCTTTTAAAAACAGAAGAAGATATTCAGGATGACGTTTATTACATCAGATTAAATGCACGTGGTGATACAATCAGAGGATATACCATTGATAAGCAAGCAGTGGACAGTATTCAGGTTATTCCGGGTTATTTGCCAAGGCTAACCGATCAGCGACTCACCTTCAGTATATTTTTTTCGGACTATCTTCCTAAGTTTCCAACATTTAAGATGCACATGACGCTAGTTTTTGGAACAGGATTCCCCGTTGGGCCTCCAGGTAATAATCGTTATACAGATATTAACCGATTTCCTTTTTACAGGCGTGTAGATATCGGGTTTAGTAAAATATTTATTGACGAAAACAGAAGAGCAAAAAGTCGTTTTACTGCTTTAAACAAATTAAAGGCACTTTCTCTTTCGCTCGAAGTCTTTAATCTTTTTCAGGTTAATAATGTTGTTTCCTACACCTGGGTAAGTGATGTTTATGGTACTAAGTATGGAGTGCCTAATTATCTTACCGGAAGACAATTGAGCTTAAGACTCAGCGCTAAGTTCTGA